Proteins co-encoded in one Medicago truncatula cultivar Jemalong A17 chromosome 8, MtrunA17r5.0-ANR, whole genome shotgun sequence genomic window:
- the LOC11419042 gene encoding mitochondrial dicarboxylate/tricarboxylate transporter DTC — protein sequence MHLQRETKPCIYKKSAVVPRVSKIIDFLLKAIFPSTVSMNKGVAAAADKGLPFWHDKALNAVKVVALYFSYRPTVEFFKDTIGLELTDTALCAIFVSIIYAAACSLPVEYVMIQIQNMQPDAEGKYPYTGFLDCAVKTYKAGGILKFYTGFPLYCVRISIGVMMACIAINNLLRR from the exons ATGCATTTGCAAAGGGAAA CAAAACCctgtatatataaaaagagtGCCGTGGTGCCGAGAGTATCGAAGattattgattttcttttgaaagcGATTTTCCCATCCACCGTGTCTATGAATAAGGGTGTTGCTGCTGCCGCCGACAAG GGTCTGCCTTTTTGGCATGATAAAGCTCTTAATGCAGTAAAAGTCGTTGCACTGTATTTTTCCTATCGTCCAACTGTTGAGTTCTTCAAGGATACTATTGGTCTCGAATTAACAGATACTGCTTTGT GTGCAATTTTTGTATCTATTATTTATGCAGCTGCTTGCAGTTTACCAGTTGAATATGTGATGATTCAGATTCAGAATATGCAACCTGATGCTGAAGGGAAATATCCATACACCGGCTTTCTTGATTGCGCTGTCAAAACCTACAAAGCAGGaggaattttgaaattttacacTGGATTCCCTCTCTATTGTGTCAGGATTTCTATTGGTGTCATG ATGGCATGTATAGCCATCAACAACCTTTTGCGACGGTAG